Proteins from one Brevibacillus humidisoli genomic window:
- a CDS encoding zinc ribbon domain-containing protein has translation MKSIKPGRSRSAMGAVGSVFAVLFGILWTVFAYELTRDAPFPLVGIIFPAFGIIFIATGIVQGIFHYKNATSKERMSLYDIVDAREEADPLNHRFGSTPANEQEPSAKPTGSYCPYCGSAVKEDFHYCPNCGKSITG, from the coding sequence TTGAAAAGTATAAAACCTGGCCGCAGCCGCTCTGCAATGGGCGCAGTCGGCAGTGTTTTTGCCGTATTGTTTGGAATTTTATGGACCGTGTTTGCATATGAGTTGACCCGAGACGCTCCGTTTCCGCTGGTTGGCATCATTTTCCCGGCTTTCGGCATCATCTTTATCGCGACAGGCATTGTTCAGGGCATTTTCCACTACAAAAATGCCACTTCCAAGGAGCGCATGTCGCTGTACGACATCGTCGATGCACGGGAAGAGGCGGATCCGCTCAACCACCGCTTCGGCAGCACTCCCGCCAACGAGCAAGAGCCTAGTGCAAAACCAACCGGATCATATTGTCCGTACTGTGGTTCCGCCGTAAAAGAAGATTTTCACTACTGTCCCAACTGCGGAAAGAGCATCACTGGCTGA
- a CDS encoding NAD(P)H-dependent oxidoreductase codes for MNILVIVAHPNMRQSRVNKRWVAELRRYSDQLTVRELYAVYLEKTFNIEREQAQVVEHDRLVLQFPLKWYSTPPLLKQWLDEVFTTAWLFGPGGRMLAGKELLLAISIGGAEHSYQAGGLIGYTISELTRPLQVFANQIGMTMLPSFKLYGAVQASDEQIESSAKQYVQHIINPELNPQIARQRMLDEMKKRRQTANL; via the coding sequence TTGAACATACTGGTTATCGTTGCCCATCCCAATATGCGCCAATCACGGGTCAACAAACGGTGGGTGGCAGAATTGCGCAGATATTCCGATCAACTAACGGTGCGCGAGTTGTACGCTGTGTATCTGGAAAAAACGTTTAACATCGAGCGCGAGCAAGCCCAGGTCGTCGAACACGATCGCCTTGTGCTGCAGTTCCCGCTCAAATGGTACAGTACACCGCCGTTGTTGAAGCAATGGCTGGATGAAGTCTTCACCACCGCTTGGCTGTTCGGTCCCGGAGGCAGAATGCTCGCTGGGAAAGAACTTCTGCTTGCGATCTCGATCGGTGGTGCCGAACACTCTTACCAAGCAGGTGGCTTGATCGGTTATACGATCAGCGAGCTGACTCGACCTTTGCAGGTCTTTGCCAACCAAATCGGTATGACGATGCTCCCGTCTTTCAAACTGTACGGTGCTGTTCAGGCATCAGACGAACAGATCGAAAGCAGTGCCAAACAATACGTCCAACACATCATAAACCCTGAACTGAATCCTCAAATCGCTCGGCAACGAATGTTGGATGAAATGAAAAAACGACGGCAGACGGCCAATCTTTGA
- a CDS encoding TetR/AcrR family transcriptional regulator gives MTPRSKEQNEQIRKQREQEILQAAILVYAEKGYAASEIGEIAERAGLARGLVYHYFKNKQTLFRKLYEYMMDRSQRFTKAHFAQEGSVLDLFREYARTVCKQVLEEPAVSRFYTRISLDIPYLYTDEPFSPFDWVKNFVQPMAVAIEKGINQGTIRRGDVSLMAMQFWGAVSQGMHYMDQLQQTLCSQEISETEREKQLEEVLGQVIESALAVVRPE, from the coding sequence ATGACGCCACGTTCAAAAGAACAAAATGAACAGATCCGTAAGCAGCGAGAGCAAGAGATTTTGCAGGCAGCGATCCTCGTCTATGCCGAAAAGGGGTATGCCGCATCTGAGATTGGGGAAATCGCGGAGAGGGCTGGTCTGGCGCGTGGCCTTGTTTACCATTATTTTAAAAACAAGCAAACCTTGTTCCGCAAACTATACGAGTACATGATGGACAGGAGTCAGCGCTTCACGAAGGCGCATTTTGCACAGGAGGGTTCTGTGCTTGATCTGTTCAGAGAATATGCACGGACGGTTTGCAAGCAAGTATTGGAGGAGCCTGCGGTCTCCCGTTTTTACACGCGAATTAGCCTGGATATACCTTACTTGTATACGGACGAACCGTTCTCGCCATTTGATTGGGTGAAGAACTTCGTACAACCGATGGCAGTAGCAATTGAGAAGGGGATCAATCAAGGAACCATCCGGCGCGGCGATGTCAGCTTGATGGCTATGCAATTCTGGGGCGCGGTATCGCAGGGGATGCATTACATGGACCAACTGCAGCAAACGCTATGCTCGCAGGAAATATCGGAAACAGAGAGGGAAAAACAGCTAGAGGAGGTCTTAGGGCAGGTGATCGAATCGGCTCTAGCGGTGGTAAGGCCAGAGTAA
- a CDS encoding Zn-dependent hydrolase has protein sequence MNLTRFEQTLQEMNRIGALDKGVTRLAYTREEQQAREYFVFLCKRAGLQVRIDPCGNVIARREGRNPQLPAVACGSHLDTVIQGGRFDGTLGVLAALEVVERLNEKGIETEHPIEIISFACEESARFGVSTIGSKAMAGLLKKEQIADLKDKHGISIETAMSECSFDFERVEQAKRKKEELCVFFELHIEQGPILEQEQVHIGIVSGIAAPTRLHVHVQGKASHSGTTPMDLRQDALLGAAEIALQLELAAKAEQDQGTVATIGVCEVKPGAMNVIPDLVELKIDIRGSSVSSKAEVLRKLMHAFETVRYERGLEIEWHLLSDEQPVLLKQEIASSIEHSCKKLGISYRHMSSGAGHDAMNMARVWPTGLIFVPSADGLSHHPDEFTAMADIAAGIAVLEEEVMKWAGASESAASLQEITAKGWI, from the coding sequence ATGAACCTAACACGATTCGAGCAAACGTTACAAGAGATGAACCGGATCGGTGCCCTAGACAAGGGCGTTACACGGCTGGCCTATACGAGAGAAGAGCAGCAGGCACGCGAGTACTTCGTGTTTCTCTGTAAACGGGCTGGTCTGCAGGTAAGAATCGACCCGTGCGGCAATGTGATCGCCCGCCGGGAAGGAAGGAATCCACAGCTTCCCGCAGTCGCTTGCGGTTCCCATCTGGATACGGTGATCCAGGGCGGCAGATTTGACGGAACGCTCGGCGTTCTGGCTGCCTTGGAAGTAGTGGAGCGGTTAAACGAAAAAGGAATCGAAACGGAGCATCCGATAGAGATCATCTCGTTTGCCTGCGAAGAATCGGCTCGTTTTGGAGTTTCCACCATTGGCAGCAAAGCGATGGCCGGTCTGTTGAAAAAAGAACAGATTGCTGATCTGAAGGATAAGCACGGAATCTCCATTGAGACCGCAATGTCAGAATGCTCCTTCGATTTCGAGCGGGTAGAGCAAGCGAAGAGAAAAAAAGAGGAGCTGTGCGTCTTTTTTGAACTGCACATTGAACAGGGACCTATCCTGGAACAGGAGCAGGTGCACATCGGAATTGTCAGCGGAATCGCTGCACCAACCCGCCTACACGTCCACGTCCAGGGCAAAGCCTCCCACTCCGGCACTACTCCGATGGATTTGCGTCAAGATGCGCTATTGGGGGCCGCCGAGATTGCGCTCCAGCTGGAGCTGGCGGCGAAAGCGGAACAAGATCAAGGAACGGTCGCAACCATCGGCGTTTGTGAAGTAAAACCAGGTGCGATGAACGTGATACCCGATTTGGTTGAGCTAAAGATCGATATACGCGGTTCCTCCGTCTCGTCCAAGGCGGAGGTGCTGCGCAAGTTGATGCACGCCTTTGAAACGGTCCGATATGAGCGCGGCCTCGAGATCGAGTGGCATCTGCTGAGCGACGAACAACCTGTGCTGCTGAAGCAGGAAATCGCTTCATCCATCGAGCATAGCTGTAAAAAACTAGGCATCTCCTATCGGCATATGTCCAGTGGAGCAGGACATGACGCGATGAACATGGCCCGGGTCTGGCCTACCGGACTAATCTTTGTTCCCTCTGCCGACGGATTGAGCCACCATCCGGACGAGTTTACGGCAATGGCGGACATCGCGGCGGGCATCGCCGTGCTGGAAGAAGAAGTGATGAAATGGGCAGGAGCATCCGAGAGCGCAGCCAGCTTACAGGAAATAACGGCAAAAGGATGGATCTGA
- a CDS encoding acyl-CoA synthetase translates to MSEKQKLAVDQVKVEIPDFYNFGAQVDQYAQAHPEKPSLVVVNPEGVSQTITYAQLAAYSNRIANGLASLGVERGDKVLVLVPRGKEAYGIYLALLKLGAVVMPGSEMLRSKDIEYRINHAGAKAVIAFAGLIEEVDAIRSACSTLSHTIVIGGGEREGWLSLDQLVEQAADTFESAQTRSDELAFLSYTSGTTGGPKGVMHVHGWPLAHLAVAGTHWLDAREDDLVWATAGPGWAKWVWSPFVSVLGKGATAFVYQGRFSPETYLTLLDQYPISVLCATPTEYRLMAKVHDLGRYQLKALRSACSAGEPLNREVIDTFRRQFQVTVRDGYGQTENTLLVGTFVGMEPRPGSMGRPSPVVNAAIIDEDGNPLPVGEVGDIAIERSMIALFKGYLNDEERTARAFRGDWYVTGDQGRMDEDGYIWFEGRADDIIISGGYTIGPFEVEDALVKHPAVAECAAVASPDPERGHVVKAFVVLKEGYVGDEPLVQELQQHVKQLTAPYKYPRKIQFVTELPKTTSGKIRRIELRQMEKHNEA, encoded by the coding sequence ATGTCTGAAAAGCAAAAGTTGGCAGTGGATCAAGTAAAAGTGGAAATACCGGACTTTTATAATTTCGGAGCACAGGTTGATCAGTACGCACAGGCACATCCCGAGAAGCCGTCTCTTGTCGTGGTCAATCCAGAGGGAGTTTCGCAGACGATCACCTATGCCCAACTAGCTGCCTACTCCAACCGAATCGCCAATGGGCTCGCTTCACTGGGGGTAGAGCGCGGCGACAAGGTGCTGGTACTGGTGCCGAGGGGGAAGGAGGCTTATGGAATCTATCTCGCGTTGTTGAAGCTTGGTGCGGTTGTCATGCCAGGTTCGGAGATGTTGCGCAGCAAAGACATTGAATACCGCATCAATCACGCCGGTGCCAAAGCTGTTATCGCTTTTGCCGGATTGATCGAAGAGGTGGATGCCATCCGCTCCGCCTGCTCGACTCTCTCTCATACGATTGTGATCGGAGGCGGCGAACGGGAAGGGTGGCTCTCCTTGGACCAGTTGGTCGAACAGGCGGCTGACACGTTTGAGTCCGCGCAGACCCGTTCCGATGAGTTAGCCTTTCTCTCCTATACGTCCGGTACGACGGGCGGGCCAAAAGGGGTGATGCATGTGCATGGGTGGCCGCTTGCTCACCTGGCTGTCGCTGGTACTCACTGGCTGGATGCGAGAGAGGACGATCTCGTTTGGGCAACCGCCGGGCCGGGATGGGCCAAGTGGGTCTGGAGTCCATTTGTTTCGGTCTTGGGGAAAGGGGCAACCGCTTTTGTCTACCAAGGCAGGTTTTCGCCAGAGACGTACCTGACGCTGTTGGATCAGTACCCGATCTCTGTCCTATGCGCCACCCCGACGGAGTACCGGCTGATGGCCAAGGTTCATGATTTGGGGCGTTATCAATTGAAAGCGCTTCGATCCGCCTGTTCAGCAGGAGAGCCGCTCAATCGGGAAGTGATCGACACATTCCGTCGACAATTTCAGGTGACGGTGCGGGACGGCTACGGACAGACGGAAAATACGCTGCTTGTCGGTACGTTTGTCGGCATGGAACCGCGCCCTGGTTCGATGGGACGCCCGTCTCCGGTGGTCAACGCGGCTATTATAGATGAGGATGGAAATCCTCTGCCGGTCGGAGAAGTTGGCGACATCGCCATTGAGCGGAGTATGATCGCTCTGTTTAAAGGGTATCTGAACGATGAAGAGCGGACGGCTCGCGCATTTCGCGGGGATTGGTATGTGACCGGGGACCAGGGCAGGATGGATGAGGACGGCTATATCTGGTTTGAGGGGAGAGCGGACGACATCATTATCTCCGGCGGCTATACGATCGGGCCGTTTGAAGTAGAAGATGCACTGGTGAAGCATCCGGCTGTTGCCGAGTGCGCTGCTGTGGCCAGTCCCGATCCTGAGCGGGGGCATGTGGTAAAGGCATTTGTGGTTCTGAAAGAAGGGTACGTGGGAGATGAACCGCTTGTACAAGAACTGCAACAGCATGTGAAACAGTTGACCGCGCCATACAAATACCCGCGGAAGATTCAGTTTGTGACAGAACTGCCGAAAACCACGTCTGGCAAGATTCGACGGATTGAACTCAGGCAGATGGAAAAGCATAACGAAGCATGA
- the allB gene encoding allantoinase AllB has product MKWDHVIRNGYIVTTDRIYQGHIYVKDGKIAAISDQPLPGEAVEETDAAGRYILPGLIDVHVHSRDPGSTHKEDFYHSTQAAAAGGITTIFEMPNTNPPLNNVANYHKQVSNLETKAHVDFGIWAICLGHLNMQDIAELHRAGVIGFKFFWGYAVHSKTYQLIYNYKPEMEDVIPPFTDGEVYEIFREVAKTGQILAIHAESSDLIHHLTKQVEASGRRDYEAFLEGRPNLAEVVTVQTGIAFAKATGARLHILHVSTGEAVDLIKQAQAEGYPITAETCPHYLFLSNEDYPKIGPAMKVYPTVKYRADQDRLWEGIREGVISVACSDHAPHTEEEKAGDLWSIPAGMCGVETLAPLLLNAVHEQKLTLSQVVALLSENPAKLFGIYPQKGSLQVGTDADITIVDMERPFTIKQEELHSKSKVTAFDRFSGMGSPVATIVRGRTVMRDGKIVAGPTGRLVTPADVV; this is encoded by the coding sequence ATGAAGTGGGATCATGTGATTCGCAACGGTTACATCGTGACGACAGATCGGATATACCAGGGTCATATTTACGTGAAGGATGGCAAAATCGCTGCGATATCAGACCAACCGCTGCCTGGAGAGGCTGTAGAGGAGACGGATGCCGCCGGTCGCTACATCTTGCCAGGTTTGATCGACGTGCATGTCCACTCCCGCGACCCCGGTTCGACGCACAAGGAAGATTTCTATCACTCTACACAAGCGGCGGCGGCAGGCGGGATCACGACGATCTTTGAGATGCCCAACACCAACCCGCCGCTCAATAACGTGGCGAACTATCACAAGCAGGTGAGCAATCTAGAGACTAAGGCGCATGTCGACTTCGGCATCTGGGCGATTTGCCTGGGGCACCTCAACATGCAGGATATTGCGGAACTGCACCGAGCCGGTGTGATTGGATTCAAGTTTTTCTGGGGCTATGCGGTTCATAGCAAAACGTATCAATTGATCTACAACTACAAACCAGAGATGGAAGATGTGATCCCGCCCTTTACAGATGGCGAGGTGTACGAAATCTTCCGGGAAGTGGCCAAAACCGGGCAGATTCTGGCGATTCACGCCGAGAGCAGCGATCTGATTCACCATCTGACCAAACAGGTGGAGGCAAGCGGGCGGCGCGATTACGAAGCATTTTTAGAAGGACGTCCCAACCTGGCCGAAGTAGTAACCGTGCAAACGGGCATCGCGTTTGCAAAGGCGACAGGAGCGCGGCTGCACATCTTGCATGTGAGCACAGGAGAAGCGGTTGATCTGATCAAACAAGCCCAAGCCGAAGGGTATCCGATCACGGCGGAGACCTGTCCGCACTACCTCTTTTTAAGCAATGAAGATTATCCCAAGATTGGCCCGGCGATGAAGGTGTATCCCACTGTCAAGTATCGGGCCGATCAGGACAGATTGTGGGAAGGAATTAGGGAAGGCGTCATTTCCGTGGCATGCTCTGACCATGCCCCACACACCGAAGAGGAAAAAGCAGGCGATCTATGGTCGATCCCGGCCGGCATGTGCGGTGTCGAGACGCTTGCGCCGCTCCTGCTCAACGCCGTGCATGAGCAGAAACTAACACTCTCACAAGTGGTGGCGCTTCTCTCGGAAAACCCAGCCAAGCTGTTTGGGATTTATCCGCAAAAAGGTTCACTCCAGGTAGGAACGGACGCCGACATCACAATCGTCGATATGGAGCGGCCATTTACCATTAAACAGGAGGAACTGCACAGCAAAAGCAAAGTGACGGCGTTTGACCGGTTTTCCGGAATGGGCAGCCCTGTCGCCACCATCGTTCGCGGCCGGACCGTGATGAGAGACGGTAAGATTGTCGCTGGTCCGACTGGCCGTTTGGTTACCCCTGCAGACGTGGTATAA